In a single window of the Olivibacter sp. SDN3 genome:
- the tatA gene encoding twin-arginine translocase TatA/TatE family subunit, translating to MLNTVLLAMIGGPEIAIIVLALLLLFGGKKIPELMRGLGRGVREFKEGQAGTAKDDAKEEQQ from the coding sequence ATGTTAAACACAGTTTTATTGGCTATGATTGGTGGGCCTGAGATAGCAATTATCGTACTTGCCTTGTTGTTGTTGTTTGGAGGGAAAAAAATTCCTGAGCTAATGCGAGGGCTAGGTAGAGGAGTGCGTGAGTTTAAAGAGGGGCAGGCCGGAACAGCAAAAGATGATGCTAAAGAAGAACAGCAATAA